The following coding sequences lie in one Calidithermus timidus DSM 17022 genomic window:
- a CDS encoding dipeptidase, translated as MKHLENLKDFLRIPSISADPAYKADVERAARWLEAKLGGLGFEVEVIPTPGHPIVYAEKRVSPSAPTVLIYGHYDVQPPDPLELWHTPPFEPTIREGRIYARGASDDKGQLYAHIAAVENLGSGLGVNVKFLIEGEEEVSSAHLEPFVRANRERLRADALIISDGSMYAPGVPSLEYGLRGLVYMEVQLEGANRDLHSGTYGGAAPNPIHAAAWMIAKLKGEDGRILVPGFYDAVRPLSEAEGANFASLPFDAGEFARSIGAEALPGEPGWGVLERTWVRPTLDVNGIWGGYQGEGSKTVIPAKAGFKFSMRLVPDQDPQAIQKAVTAYLHQILPQGYRMKILYHGTGKPVVTDLESPPMQAAMRALEQAWGRKPVFTRAGGSIPIVASFQELLGMPIVLMGMGLNDDNLHSPNEKFDLECFERGIKASENLLRLLAQG; from the coding sequence GTGAAGCACCTGGAAAACCTCAAAGACTTCCTCCGTATCCCCTCAATTTCCGCCGACCCCGCCTACAAAGCCGACGTGGAGCGGGCTGCCCGCTGGCTCGAGGCCAAGCTCGGCGGCCTAGGCTTCGAGGTTGAGGTGATTCCCACCCCCGGCCACCCCATCGTCTATGCCGAGAAGCGGGTTAGCCCTTCCGCGCCCACGGTCTTGATCTACGGCCACTACGACGTGCAGCCTCCGGACCCGCTGGAGCTGTGGCATACCCCGCCCTTTGAGCCCACCATTCGCGAGGGCCGGATCTACGCCCGCGGAGCCTCCGACGACAAGGGCCAACTCTACGCCCACATCGCCGCGGTGGAAAACCTGGGTTCGGGGTTGGGGGTCAACGTCAAATTCCTCATCGAGGGGGAGGAGGAGGTCAGCTCGGCTCACCTCGAGCCCTTCGTCAGGGCCAACCGTGAGCGCCTGAGGGCCGACGCGCTCATCATCTCCGATGGCTCGATGTACGCGCCGGGCGTCCCTAGCCTCGAGTACGGTCTGCGTGGGCTGGTCTACATGGAGGTGCAGCTCGAGGGCGCCAATCGCGACCTGCACTCGGGCACCTACGGTGGGGCCGCACCCAACCCCATCCACGCCGCTGCCTGGATGATCGCAAAGCTCAAGGGGGAGGACGGGCGCATCCTGGTTCCCGGCTTCTACGACGCAGTGCGCCCCCTGAGCGAGGCGGAGGGGGCCAACTTTGCCTCCTTGCCCTTCGACGCGGGGGAGTTTGCCCGCTCCATCGGCGCTGAAGCCCTGCCGGGTGAGCCGGGGTGGGGGGTGCTCGAGCGCACCTGGGTACGGCCTACCCTCGACGTCAACGGCATCTGGGGTGGCTACCAGGGTGAGGGCTCGAAGACGGTGATCCCGGCCAAAGCGGGCTTCAAGTTCTCCATGCGGCTGGTGCCCGACCAGGATCCCCAGGCCATTCAGAAGGCCGTCACCGCGTACCTGCATCAAATCCTGCCCCAAGGCTATCGCATGAAAATCCTCTACCACGGCACGGGCAAGCCGGTGGTCACCGACCTCGAGTCCCCGCCCATGCAGGCGGCCATGCGGGCCCTCGAGCAGGCCTGGGGCCGCAAGCCCGTCTTCACCCGCGCCGGCGGCAGCATCCCCATCGTGGCCAGCTTCCAGGAATTGTTGGGCATGCCCATCGTGCTCATGGGGATGGGCCTCAACGACGACAACCTCCACTCGCCCAACGAGAAATTCGACCTCGAGTGCTTCGAGCGGGGCATCAAGGCCAGTGAAAACCTGCTACGGCTGCTGGCTCAGGGGTAA
- the hspR gene encoding heat shock protein transcriptional repressor HspR, fused homodimer type: protein MDKDRPVYIISVAAELVDMHPQTLRLYERKGLIEPKRSGGKTRLYSERDVEKLREIRRLTQELGVNLAGVEEIMRLRDELWALEQRFHAKVERLQKELGEKLQDLRLPPALPAPSEGKPKRQLSDKERPVYVISVAAELVDMHPQTLRLYERKGLVKPRRSGGKTRLYSERDVEKLREIRRLTQELGVNLAGVEEIIRLRDELDSQQVHLESEIARLRLALLRELGSGESEAKKSSAG, encoded by the coding sequence ATGGATAAGGACAGACCGGTTTACATCATCTCCGTGGCGGCTGAGCTGGTGGACATGCACCCTCAGACGCTACGCCTGTATGAGCGCAAGGGGCTGATCGAACCCAAGCGCTCGGGCGGCAAGACCCGGCTGTATTCCGAGCGCGACGTGGAGAAGCTGCGAGAAATCCGCCGTCTGACGCAGGAACTCGGCGTCAACCTGGCCGGCGTCGAGGAGATCATGCGGCTGCGCGACGAGCTGTGGGCCCTCGAGCAGCGCTTTCACGCCAAAGTCGAGCGCTTGCAGAAGGAGCTGGGTGAGAAGCTTCAGGACCTGCGCCTGCCTCCGGCCCTCCCCGCTCCCTCCGAGGGCAAGCCCAAGCGCCAGCTCTCCGACAAAGAACGTCCCGTATACGTGATCTCCGTGGCGGCTGAGCTGGTGGACATGCACCCCCAGACGCTACGCCTGTATGAGCGCAAGGGGCTGGTCAAGCCCCGCCGCTCGGGCGGCAAGACCCGGCTGTACTCCGAGCGTGACGTGGAGAAGCTGCGAGAAATCCGCCGCCTGACGCAGGAACTCGGCGTCAACCTGGCCGGCGTCGAGGAGATCATCCGGTTGCGCGACGAACTCGATAGCCAGCAGGTGCACCTCGAGTCGGAAATAGCTCGCCTGCGCTTGGCGCTACTGCGCGAGCTGGGTTCGGGGGAGTCCGAGGCAAAGAAGTCCAGCGCCGGTTGA
- a CDS encoding malate dehydrogenase — MKSPVRVAVTGAAGQIGYSLLFRIASGEMLGKDQPVILQLLEITPAMKALQGVIMELEDCAFPTLAGIVATDDPNVAFADADYALLVGAMPRKQGMERADLLQANGAIFTAQGRALSDNARRGVKVLVVGNPANTNALITYKNAPKLEPRQIHAMTRLDHNRAISQLAARLKVPVTAIKKMTIWGNHSLTQYPDLFHCEVDGKSAYELVGDHEWYVGTYIPKVAKRGAEIIEARGASSAASAASAAIDHMRDWALGTPEGDWVSMAIPSDGSYGIPEGLVYSYPCVCKNGDFEIVQGLDINEFSRQKMDASAKELAEERDAVLQLGLIK; from the coding sequence ATGAAGTCGCCCGTACGTGTCGCAGTCACCGGTGCTGCCGGTCAGATCGGTTACAGCCTGCTCTTCCGCATCGCCAGCGGCGAGATGCTGGGCAAAGATCAACCCGTCATCTTGCAACTGTTGGAGATTACCCCGGCAATGAAAGCCTTACAGGGCGTGATCATGGAGCTCGAGGACTGTGCTTTCCCCACCTTAGCCGGGATAGTGGCCACCGACGACCCCAACGTGGCCTTCGCGGACGCCGACTATGCTTTGCTGGTAGGCGCGATGCCGCGCAAACAGGGCATGGAACGTGCCGACTTGCTCCAGGCCAACGGGGCGATCTTCACCGCGCAGGGCCGGGCCCTATCCGACAATGCCCGCAGGGGGGTCAAGGTGCTGGTGGTGGGCAACCCGGCCAACACCAACGCCCTCATCACCTACAAGAACGCGCCCAAGCTCGAGCCCCGCCAGATCCACGCCATGACCCGCCTCGACCACAACCGCGCCATCTCCCAGCTCGCCGCCCGCCTCAAGGTGCCGGTGACGGCGATCAAGAAGATGACCATCTGGGGCAACCACTCCCTCACCCAGTACCCCGACCTCTTCCACTGCGAAGTGGATGGCAAGAGCGCCTACGAGCTGGTGGGTGACCATGAATGGTATGTGGGCACCTACATCCCCAAGGTCGCCAAGCGCGGAGCCGAGATCATCGAGGCTCGCGGGGCTTCCTCAGCCGCCAGCGCGGCGAGTGCGGCCATCGACCACATGCGCGACTGGGCTTTGGGCACCCCTGAGGGCGACTGGGTGAGCATGGCCATCCCCTCCGATGGCTCCTACGGGATCCCCGAGGGGTTGGTCTACAGCTACCCCTGCGTGTGCAAGAACGGCGACTTCGAGATCGTGCAGGGCCTCGATATCAACGAGTTCAGCCGCCAGAAGATGGATGCTAGCGCCAAGGAGCTCGCCGAGGAGCGCGACGCGGTGCTGCAGCTTGGGCTGATCAAGTGA
- a CDS encoding Crp/Fnr family transcriptional regulator, which produces MLTDTQALAQTPLFRGVPETALQVAREAFVARSYPAGKLIFEAGDLGAALYVVQSGKVRIYRTYFDGRERMFAYLGPGEVFGEMSLLDDQPRSASAEVVEDAVLLVLYQDGYWSLVRRYPEILHNLAVILAKRLREADLELEVLSFEEARGRVAYALIKLSRQLYNGGNKLRLTHMELAQLSGTSRETVTRVLHALRDEELVKLGSGSVELLDPTGLEEVMLGLR; this is translated from the coding sequence ATGCTCACCGACACCCAAGCGCTAGCCCAGACGCCGCTGTTTCGAGGGGTCCCCGAAACGGCCCTACAGGTGGCCCGCGAAGCCTTCGTGGCCCGCAGCTACCCTGCAGGCAAGCTGATCTTCGAGGCCGGCGACCTGGGAGCGGCTTTGTACGTGGTGCAAAGCGGCAAGGTACGCATCTATCGCACCTACTTCGACGGGCGCGAGCGCATGTTCGCCTATCTGGGCCCCGGCGAGGTGTTTGGCGAGATGAGCCTGCTCGACGACCAGCCCCGCTCGGCCAGCGCCGAGGTGGTGGAGGACGCGGTGCTTTTGGTGCTCTACCAGGACGGCTACTGGAGCTTGGTACGGCGCTACCCCGAGATCCTGCACAACCTGGCGGTGATCCTGGCCAAGCGCCTGCGCGAGGCCGACCTCGAGCTCGAGGTGCTCTCCTTCGAGGAGGCCAGGGGCCGGGTGGCCTACGCCCTGATCAAGCTCAGCCGCCAGCTCTACAACGGCGGCAACAAACTGCGCCTGACCCACATGGAACTCGCCCAGCTCTCCGGGACCAGCCGCGAGACCGTGACCCGCGTGCTGCACGCCCTGCGTGACGAGGAACTGGTCAAGCTCGGTAGCGGTTCGGTGGAACTGCTCGATCCCACCGGGCTGGAAGAGGTGATGCTGGGTTTGCGTTAA
- a CDS encoding NAD-dependent malic enzyme — translation MSVSRYYDVKRDENGERYLEPYINGFSLLGLPLLNKESAFTREERRLLGLEGLLPPHVSTLEEQKERHYRRYRLQASDLDKHIFLRTLQDRNEVLFYALLADHMSEMLPILYTPTVGEAVKQFSAIYRFPRGFTASTFDIDRVEQTLSNVPLEEVRLIVATDSSAILGIGDQGFGGLAISIGKLSLYTAAGGVGPDKTLPVGLDVGTDRQDLISDPLYLGAKHRRLTGEAYFQFLDRFVEAVRKRYPKALIQWEDFSKDTAFAVLERYRKVLPSFNDDIQGTGAVALAGVLSACRVKGETLGDQRIIIYGAGAGGVGVAWALKAGLMREGLSEEEALARLFVLDSQGLLVQGRRMEPYKQPFAQKAEALEGWSYAGSAPNLLEVIQNAKATVLLGLSGQPDSFTEPIVKAMLANTPRPVIFPLSNPTSSSEALPEDLVRWTYGMAMVAAGSPFASVEYEGRSYPVGQGNNAFIFPGLGFGAVLSQAKEVTDGMVLEAAYALYDYTSTHHPDRIYPPVGELREVSKFVAARVIRRAIQEGVARSDKLKGLDFTSLRDFVEERFWKPQYLPFKPAK, via the coding sequence ATGAGTGTCAGCCGGTACTACGACGTCAAACGCGATGAGAACGGAGAGCGCTACCTCGAGCCCTACATCAACGGTTTTTCCCTGTTGGGGCTGCCGCTGCTGAACAAGGAGTCGGCTTTCACCCGCGAGGAGCGGCGATTGCTGGGGCTCGAGGGCCTGTTGCCGCCGCACGTCTCGACGCTGGAGGAGCAGAAGGAGCGGCATTATCGGCGCTACCGGCTGCAAGCCTCCGACCTCGATAAGCACATCTTCCTCAGAACGCTGCAAGATCGCAACGAGGTGCTGTTTTATGCCCTCCTCGCCGACCACATGTCGGAGATGCTACCCATCCTCTACACCCCCACCGTAGGGGAGGCCGTCAAGCAATTCTCGGCCATCTACCGCTTCCCCAGGGGCTTTACCGCCTCGACCTTCGACATCGACCGCGTCGAGCAAACCCTCTCCAACGTGCCCTTGGAGGAGGTGCGGCTCATCGTCGCCACCGATTCCTCGGCCATTTTGGGTATCGGGGATCAGGGTTTCGGGGGCTTGGCCATCTCCATCGGTAAGCTCTCGCTCTACACCGCCGCCGGCGGCGTGGGTCCGGACAAAACCCTGCCGGTGGGCCTGGACGTGGGAACCGACCGCCAGGACCTGATCTCCGACCCCCTCTACCTCGGTGCCAAGCACCGCCGCCTCACCGGGGAGGCCTACTTCCAGTTCCTCGATAGGTTCGTCGAGGCCGTGCGCAAGCGCTACCCCAAGGCCCTCATCCAGTGGGAAGACTTCAGCAAGGACACCGCTTTCGCCGTGCTCGAGCGCTACCGCAAGGTGCTGCCCTCCTTCAACGACGACATCCAGGGCACGGGTGCGGTGGCCCTAGCCGGGGTGCTTTCGGCTTGCCGGGTCAAGGGTGAGACGCTCGGCGACCAGCGCATCATCATCTACGGCGCGGGGGCCGGCGGGGTGGGGGTGGCCTGGGCGCTCAAAGCCGGGCTCATGCGCGAGGGGCTCAGCGAAGAAGAAGCCCTCGCCCGCCTGTTCGTGCTCGACTCCCAGGGCTTGTTGGTTCAGGGGCGGCGGATGGAGCCTTACAAACAGCCTTTTGCCCAGAAGGCGGAGGCGCTGGAGGGCTGGAGCTACGCGGGCAGCGCGCCCAACCTGCTCGAGGTCATCCAGAACGCCAAGGCCACGGTGCTGCTGGGCCTTTCAGGTCAGCCCGACTCCTTCACCGAGCCCATCGTCAAGGCCATGCTGGCCAACACGCCCCGTCCGGTCATTTTCCCCCTCTCCAACCCCACCAGCTCCTCTGAAGCCTTGCCCGAGGACCTGGTGCGCTGGACATACGGTATGGCGATGGTGGCCGCTGGCAGCCCCTTTGCTTCCGTCGAGTACGAGGGCCGGAGCTACCCGGTGGGCCAGGGCAACAATGCCTTCATCTTCCCGGGGCTGGGCTTTGGCGCGGTGCTCTCGCAGGCTAAGGAGGTCACCGACGGCATGGTGCTCGAGGCTGCCTATGCCCTCTACGACTACACCTCGACCCATCACCCCGACCGTATTTACCCCCCGGTGGGCGAGCTGCGGGAGGTAAGTAAGTTCGTGGCCGCGCGGGTCATCCGCCGGGCCATCCAGGAAGGGGTGGCCCGTTCGGACAAGCTCAAGGGCCTGGACTTCACCAGCCTGAGGGATTTCGTCGAGGAGCGCTTCTGGAAGCCCCAGTATCTTCCTTTCAAGCCGGCTAAGTGA
- a CDS encoding acyltransferase family protein — MQKTLVGNSPAPAHSKSTEGYLFVDNARFLSIVCIVLLHANWFEIDRSPSLFESTIVALRGFGILTFFVITSFLMAAKMQKPRFEVLSYYWERVNRIGKPYLVWLGVLVSITFARLIALGKFRLIDIPLEIWHTTFFTAFWYIPVLLFSLAIMLLLRHHWWKPWFPVAAFGASLVYAINQYFQWFIPVHSFAFFGFLFYMWVGLWLYRNLERIQPWVRALPWWKLLAMAALGLALATAESRLLIHLGSLNPYDGLRISNQLYALICLVVILKLPWRLAPSFVDVRKDSYGIHLIQVLVNMLGKSAITLLLFVLGIDQSFTFFDRVPEYVPNPLVRVAIWFSWFVLVYGTSLKITQQIRRTRLAWTVGGG; from the coding sequence ATGCAGAAAACCCTCGTCGGCAATTCTCCCGCGCCAGCCCACTCCAAAAGCACCGAGGGCTATCTCTTCGTCGACAACGCGCGCTTTTTATCCATCGTGTGCATCGTCTTGCTGCACGCCAACTGGTTCGAGATTGACCGCTCGCCCTCACTATTTGAGAGCACCATCGTGGCCTTGCGGGGCTTCGGAATCCTGACCTTCTTCGTCATCACCTCCTTCCTCATGGCCGCCAAGATGCAAAAGCCTCGGTTCGAGGTGCTGTCGTACTACTGGGAGCGGGTCAACCGTATCGGCAAACCCTACCTCGTCTGGCTGGGCGTCCTGGTGAGCATCACCTTCGCGCGCCTGATCGCCCTGGGCAAGTTTCGCCTCATCGATATCCCCCTCGAGATCTGGCACACGACCTTTTTCACCGCCTTCTGGTACATCCCCGTGCTGCTGTTTTCCCTCGCTATCATGCTGCTCCTGCGCCACCACTGGTGGAAGCCTTGGTTCCCCGTGGCGGCCTTTGGAGCCAGCTTGGTCTACGCAATCAACCAGTACTTCCAGTGGTTCATCCCCGTCCACTCTTTCGCCTTCTTCGGCTTTTTGTTCTACATGTGGGTGGGCCTGTGGCTCTACCGCAACCTCGAGCGCATCCAGCCCTGGGTGCGGGCGCTGCCCTGGTGGAAGCTCCTGGCGATGGCTGCCCTCGGCCTAGCCCTGGCCACCGCCGAATCCCGGCTGCTCATCCACCTCGGCTCGCTCAACCCCTACGATGGCCTGCGCATCAGCAACCAGCTCTATGCCCTGATCTGTCTGGTGGTTATCCTCAAGCTCCCCTGGCGACTGGCTCCCAGCTTCGTGGACGTGCGCAAGGACAGCTACGGCATCCACCTGATCCAGGTGCTCGTCAACATGCTGGGCAAGTCGGCCATCACCTTGCTGCTGTTCGTGCTGGGCATCGACCAGAGCTTTACCTTCTTCGACCGCGTACCCGAGTACGTGCCCAACCCACTGGTGCGGGTGGCAATCTGGTTTAGCTGGTTCGTGCTGGTCTACGGCACCAGCCTCAAGATCACCCAGCAGATCCGGCGCACGCGCCTGGCCTGGACCGTGGGTGGGGGGTAG
- the rpe gene encoding ribulose-phosphate 3-epimerase: protein MSEPTTNPRPRVRIAPSILAADFARLGEQVREAEAGGADWIHVDVMDGRFVPNISMGLVVVEALRRVATVPLDVHLMIVEPERYLEDFARAGADHLTIHAEATPHTHRAIERIRELGLKPGLAVNPGTPLGFFKPLLADLEIALLMTVNPGFGGQGFIPGSLPRLHLLRQMVEEMNPGCLIEVDGGINPETARLCAEAGAQVLVAGSSVFNGRASVADNLRALRGQS, encoded by the coding sequence ATGTCTGAGCCAACCACGAACCCTCGCCCTCGAGTTCGTATCGCCCCCAGCATCCTCGCCGCCGACTTCGCCCGGCTGGGCGAGCAGGTGCGCGAAGCCGAGGCAGGGGGAGCCGACTGGATCCACGTAGACGTGATGGATGGCCGCTTCGTGCCCAACATCAGCATGGGGCTGGTGGTGGTCGAAGCGCTCAGGCGCGTGGCCACGGTCCCCCTCGACGTGCACCTGATGATCGTCGAACCCGAGCGCTATCTGGAGGACTTCGCCAGGGCCGGAGCCGACCACCTCACCATCCACGCCGAGGCCACTCCCCACACCCACCGGGCCATCGAGCGCATCCGCGAGTTGGGCCTGAAGCCGGGTCTGGCCGTCAATCCCGGCACTCCACTGGGCTTCTTCAAGCCCTTGCTGGCAGACCTCGAGATCGCTCTGCTGATGACGGTGAATCCCGGTTTCGGCGGTCAGGGCTTCATCCCTGGCAGCCTGCCCCGGCTGCATCTGCTGCGCCAGATGGTGGAAGAGATGAACCCTGGCTGCTTGATCGAAGTCGACGGCGGGATCAACCCCGAAACCGCCCGGTTGTGCGCCGAGGCCGGAGCCCAGGTGCTGGTGGCGGGCTCGAGCGTCTTTAATGGCAGGGCCAGCGTGGCCGATAACCTCCGGGCCCTGAGGGGGCAGTCATGA
- a CDS encoding ATP-binding cassette domain-containing protein yields the protein MNEQRMNPNPPQERFVVLDVEDLSFAYPEVELFDRLSFSLSAGEALALLGPSGSGKTTLLHLVAGLLRLQGGDVRWEGRSIAHLGEEELARLRLSYLGLVFQHHYLLAELSALENVLVTGYLAGEVDREWGLELLRRVGLEARAHLLPRALSGGERQRVALARALYKRPKLLLADEPTGSLDARNAERMVELMKNLCRDLGTALLIATHDEHLVADLPELRLGG from the coding sequence ATGAATGAGCAAAGGATGAACCCTAACCCCCCTCAGGAGCGATTTGTGGTGCTTGACGTCGAGGACCTGAGCTTTGCCTACCCTGAAGTCGAACTCTTTGACCGCTTGAGTTTTTCCCTGAGCGCAGGCGAGGCTCTGGCTTTGCTGGGCCCCTCGGGCAGTGGCAAGACCACCTTGCTGCACCTGGTGGCCGGGCTCTTGCGGCTCCAGGGGGGAGACGTGCGCTGGGAAGGCCGCTCCATCGCGCATTTGGGTGAGGAGGAGCTGGCTCGCTTGCGGCTTTCCTATTTGGGGCTGGTCTTCCAACACCACTACTTGCTGGCCGAACTCTCTGCCCTCGAGAACGTCCTCGTCACCGGCTACCTCGCGGGCGAGGTGGACCGTGAGTGGGGCCTAGAGCTGCTGCGGAGGGTAGGCCTGGAGGCCAGGGCGCACCTCTTGCCCAGGGCCCTCTCCGGCGGGGAGCGGCAGCGGGTGGCCTTGGCCAGGGCGCTGTACAAGCGCCCCAAGCTCCTCCTGGCCGACGAACCCACCGGCTCCCTCGACGCCCGCAACGCCGAGCGCATGGTGGAGCTGATGAAAAACCTGTGCCGCGACCTGGGCACCGCCCTGCTCATCGCCACCCACGACGAGCACCTGGTCGCGGACTTGCCGGAGTTGCGGCTGGGGGGGTAG
- a CDS encoding 2-phosphosulfolactate phosphatase: MSQPTPKRLRVDLLPQPELAYPDVVLVVDVIRATTTAAAFLEAGASAIYVAASLEQARAFKDHDVVIAGEEGGLMPAGFDYGNSPRDALEAKVTGKTVVMATTNGTRAAHLAAATAKHVLLASLYNAHAAARLAHELATEEVAILCAGAGGRVALDDTYTAGVLAEFIQLMGLYDLQDGTLIALATRRTYPDPLEPLSLSIAARSLQRVGLEADVPFCAQIAASPAVPRLEGRVGEALIFRRYQPQRAIASGEN, from the coding sequence ATGAGCCAGCCCACGCCCAAGCGCCTGCGGGTGGACCTGCTCCCCCAGCCCGAACTCGCCTACCCCGACGTGGTACTGGTGGTGGACGTAATCCGGGCCACCACCACCGCCGCAGCCTTCCTCGAGGCCGGAGCCAGCGCGATCTACGTCGCTGCCAGCCTCGAGCAAGCCCGCGCCTTCAAGGACCACGACGTCGTCATCGCCGGAGAGGAAGGTGGCCTGATGCCGGCGGGCTTCGACTACGGCAACAGCCCGCGTGATGCCCTCGAGGCCAAGGTCACCGGCAAGACCGTGGTGATGGCCACCACCAACGGCACCCGCGCCGCTCACCTGGCCGCAGCCACGGCCAAGCACGTGCTGCTGGCCTCGCTCTACAACGCCCACGCCGCCGCCCGCCTGGCTCACGAGCTAGCGACGGAGGAGGTGGCCATCCTGTGCGCCGGGGCAGGCGGTAGGGTCGCCCTCGACGACACTTACACCGCCGGGGTGCTGGCGGAGTTCATTCAGCTCATGGGCCTCTACGACCTGCAAGACGGCACCCTCATCGCCCTGGCCACCCGCCGCACCTACCCCGACCCCCTCGAGCCCCTCTCCCTGTCCATCGCCGCGCGCAGCCTCCAGCGCGTGGGGTTGGAGGCCGACGTGCCCTTCTGTGCCCAGATCGCCGCTTCACCGGCGGTGCCGAGGCTCGAGGGCCGCGTCGGCGAAGCCCTGATCTTTCGCCGCTACCAACCCCAACGGGCCATAGCCTCCGGCGAGAATTAG
- a CDS encoding phosphohydrolase: MDDTGKVQEHVVQLTSPKAKLYLEADTAIRRDLLGYPKALQAYDLLSMDPEARGHWDMSNYITMRKLGYNDHGRVHALLTGSASVAILKLLVEAGAKPDVMESGVGDLDDTYLVVLVSTMLHDIGNQVHRHQHEAFGVMLAIPLIDRILEKLYRDPEQRTEMRSFILHSIYTHDLIAEPLTLEAGVTAVADGTDITKGRGRKAFALGSVDIHSISALAVDEVQILKGEQVPVEIRVIMNNSAGLFQVEETLTRKVLNSPIRSMVTVTATTRDELPGDQRIIRRVRLHPTEPRFTLD, translated from the coding sequence GTGGACGACACCGGCAAAGTCCAGGAACACGTTGTTCAGCTCACCAGCCCCAAGGCCAAGCTCTACCTCGAGGCCGACACGGCCATCAGGCGCGACCTGCTGGGCTACCCTAAGGCCCTACAGGCTTACGACTTGCTCTCGATGGACCCTGAGGCCAGGGGACACTGGGACATGTCCAACTACATCACCATGCGCAAGCTGGGCTACAACGACCATGGCCGGGTGCATGCCCTGCTCACCGGTTCGGCCAGCGTGGCCATCCTGAAGCTGCTGGTGGAGGCCGGGGCCAAGCCCGACGTGATGGAGAGTGGGGTGGGCGACCTCGACGATACCTACTTAGTGGTGCTGGTCTCGACCATGCTGCACGACATCGGCAACCAGGTGCACCGTCATCAGCACGAAGCTTTTGGCGTGATGCTGGCAATTCCCCTCATCGACCGCATCCTCGAAAAGCTCTACCGCGACCCCGAGCAGCGCACCGAGATGCGCAGCTTCATCCTGCACAGCATCTATACCCACGACCTTATCGCCGAGCCCCTCACGCTCGAGGCTGGCGTCACGGCGGTGGCCGATGGCACCGACATCACCAAGGGCCGAGGTCGCAAGGCCTTCGCCCTGGGCTCGGTAGACATCCACTCCATCAGCGCCCTGGCGGTGGACGAGGTGCAGATCCTGAAGGGCGAGCAGGTCCCGGTCGAGATCCGGGTGATCATGAACAACTCGGCGGGGCTGTTCCAGGTCGAGGAGACCCTCACGCGCAAGGTGCTCAACAGCCCCATTCGCAGCATGGTCACGGTCACGGCCACTACCCGCGACGAGCTGCCCGGCGACCAGCGCATCATCCGGCGGGTGCGGCTGCATCCGACGGAGCCGCGCTTTACGCTGGATTGA
- a CDS encoding enoyl-CoA hydratase/isomerase family protein — protein sequence MNEPMESQIPEFEFLSYEVRDRVAIVTIRRPQALNALNQDLLVELASVTDVIAQDPEVRVAVFTGEGRAFVAGADIAQIADIQDAFAGREFALLGQTVMGEIAALPLPTIAAINGFALGGGLELALACDLRVASTKARLGLPEVSLGIIPGFGGTQRLLRLLGRGRALDLIFTGRHVSAEEALQLGLVNRVGEDALEAALELARAILKNGPVALALAKEAVTRGEGLELEEALEIEADLFGFAVTTKDMKEGTRAFLEKRAPEFKGE from the coding sequence ATGAACGAGCCTATGGAAAGCCAGATCCCCGAGTTCGAGTTTCTCTCCTACGAGGTGCGCGATCGGGTCGCTATCGTGACCATCCGCCGTCCCCAGGCCCTCAACGCGCTCAACCAGGACCTTCTGGTCGAACTGGCCAGCGTGACCGATGTGATCGCTCAGGACCCCGAGGTGCGGGTGGCGGTGTTCACCGGAGAGGGCCGGGCTTTCGTGGCCGGGGCCGACATCGCTCAGATTGCCGATATTCAAGATGCCTTTGCCGGACGGGAATTCGCCTTGCTGGGCCAGACCGTCATGGGCGAGATCGCTGCCCTGCCGCTGCCCACCATCGCGGCCATCAACGGCTTCGCGCTGGGCGGGGGTCTCGAGCTGGCGCTGGCCTGCGACCTGCGCGTGGCGAGCACCAAGGCCAGGCTCGGCCTGCCCGAGGTGAGCCTGGGCATCATCCCCGGCTTCGGTGGAACCCAGCGTCTGTTACGCTTGCTGGGGCGGGGAAGGGCGCTGGACCTGATCTTCACCGGGCGGCACGTGAGCGCTGAGGAGGCCCTGCAACTGGGTCTGGTCAACCGGGTGGGGGAGGATGCGCTGGAAGCGGCGCTCGAGCTCGCCCGCGCCATCCTCAAGAATGGCCCGGTGGCCCTGGCCCTGGCCAAGGAGGCCGTGACGCGGGGCGAGGGCCTCGAGCTCGAGGAGGCGCTGGAGATCGAGGCCGACCTCTTCGGCTTTGCCGTCACCACCAAGGATATGAAGGAAGGCACCCGCGCTTTTCTGGAGAAGCGCGCGCCCGAGTTCAAAGGGGAGTAG